The DNA window CGCTGAGTTTGCCTTTAATTAAGGTTTTTTTAAAGGCATTGAGTTTATCGGTAAATAATTTTCCTTCAATGTGATCGTATTCATGCTGTATAACACGCGCAGCCAATCCGCTGAATTCTTCTTCATAGTACTCCCAGTTTTCATCGTAATAGCGCACCAAAATAGTTGGCTTGCGTAGTATATCCTCACGAATACCTGGAATGCTCAAACAGCCTTCGTTGAAGCTCCACTCCTCTCCGCTTTCTTCTACAATTATTGGGTTAATAAAAACCTGAACAAAATCAGCTAGTTCAGGCTCTTTATCTTCAAAGGGTGATGCATCAACAATAAATAAACGTATCGATTTACCAATTTGTGGTGCCGCCAAACCAACGCCATGTGCATTGTCCATGGTATCAAACATATTGTCGATTAAGGCCTGTAAATCAGGATAATTTTTATCAATTTCTTTCGCAACTTTTTTCAATACGGGATCACCGTAGGCTACAATGGGTAGTATCATTCAATGCGTGTTGTGTTTGGTAAAATTT is part of the Bacteroidota bacterium genome and encodes:
- a CDS encoding peptide deformylase, with product MILPIVAYGDPVLKKVAKEIDKNYPDLQALIDNMFDTMDNAHGVGLAAPQIGKSIRLFIVDASPFEDKEPELADFVQVFINPIIVEESGEEWSFNEGCLSIPGIREDILRKPTILVRYYDENWEYYEEEFSGLAARVIQHEYDHIEGKLFTDKLNAFKKTLIKGKLSDISKGKVDVDYNMKFPTKK